One genomic segment of Pagrus major chromosome 13, Pma_NU_1.0 includes these proteins:
- the dnajb13 gene encoding dnaJ homolog subfamily B member 13, translating into MSSDFYETLEVNRNATHAEIKQAYRRLALKFHPSCSEEAGRAERFSQLGEAYDVLSDLRKKATYDKFGEDGLKGGIPPEFGNTGAWSSKYVYHGNPEKTFRQFFGGDNPFADFYTNDAPLQFGGLQPGVVKTQDSDIERDLHLSLDDLFHGCTKKIKISRRVMNEDGYTSSIKDKILSIDVKPGWKEGTRITFPKEGDQGPNSIPADIVFIVRQKSHPLFIRQLNDLIYKTQISLEMALTGFSVDVETLDGRLLSIPINEIVHPAYKKVMTGEGMPLSQDPAQRGNLIITFDIQFPETLSAEGKHLIKQALNFKY; encoded by the exons ATGAGTAGCGATTTCTACGAGACGCTGGAAGTAAACAGAAATGCAACACATGCAGAAATCAAACAGGC ATATCGACGTCTTGCATTGAAGTTTCATCCGAGCTGCAGTGAAGAGGCTGGAAGAGCTGAGAGATTCAGTCAGCTGGGTGAAGCCTACGATGTTCTGAGCGACC TTCGAAAAAAGGCAACCTATGACAAGTTTGGTGAGGATGGTCTAAAAGGGGGTATCCCACCTGAGTTTGGCAACACTGGAGCTTGGTCATCGAAGTATGTCTACCACGGGAACCCAGAGAAAACGTTCAGACAGTTTTTTGGAGGCGACAACCCATTCGCAG aCTTCTATACAAATGATGCTCCGCTTCAGTTTGGAGGCCTGCAACCAGGAGTGGTTAAGACGCAAGACTCTGATATAGAGAGAGACCTTCACTTGTCCCTGGATGATCTCTTCCATGGATGCACAAAAAAGATTAAGATATCTCGCAGG GTTATGAATGAGGATGGATACACATCCAGCATCAAAGACAAGATCCTGAGTATAGATGTGAAACCTGGATGGAAAGAAGGCACAAGAATAACTTTCCCCAAAGAGGGAGATCAG GGCCCAAACAGCATCCCTGCAGATATTGTGTTCATAGTGCGACAGAAGAGTCATCCTCTGTTCATTAGACAACTCAATGACCTGATCTACAAGACCCAGATCTCTCTGGAGATG GCTTTGACTGGGTTCTCTGTGGATGTGGAGACACTAGATGGCAGGCTGCTCAGCATTCCCATCAATGAAATTGTACA ccCTGCGTACAAAAAAGTGATGACCGGAGAGGGAATGCCTCTGTCCCAGGATCCTGCCCAGAGAGGAAACCTCATCATCACGTTTGACATCCAGTTTCCTGAGACGCTCTCCGCTGAGGGAAAACATCTGATCAAACAAGCTCTCAATTTTAAATATTGA